The window CTTTATTAGGAGATGGTTTGAAAAGCAGACTAGCCACCCAGACGATGGCAAAAGTTAAAACATTCCCCACCAGCGAACTGTAATAAATATGTATGGGGAGAGAAAAACGCTCGGGGAGAAGCCCACGCGTTCCCATGATTATCCACGAGACGACAAAGGCGTTGACGACAAGTGCGACCCATATCGCCTTGGCATTCCCCCTTCGTGTAAAGACTCCGAACATAAATACGGCCAACATCCCTCCGCCACAGACATTGGCCAGAATGATTGCCAGATCGTTCAGCGTCTTGACTTCGGCACGGTAAAGCAACCAGGCCCCAGCAATCATCAACAATGAGACCACGGCTGAGGCAATGAACCCGACAAGCAGATAGTGTTTGTCGCTTTTTTCATTCGCGAATAGAGGTTTGTAGATATCTCTCACCCATACCATTCCGACTGCATTGATGCTTGAACTCAGCGACGACATAGCTGCTGCCAAGGCTCCGGCAATGATCAGTCCGGCCAGTCCGGCGGGGACATAATGGGTAATAAAATAGGGAACGATTTCCTCCGCCTTCCGGGTCCCGTTCAGCATCTCTGTAACGATGGGATTCGGGTGCAAATAGAAGTAGGCCCACAGCATTGTCCCTACCATCATGAACCCCGCCCAAACAGGCAGCGAGCTCAGGGCCACAACGGCAATTGCCTTACGGGCCTCTTTGGCTGACTTGGCGGAGCACCATCTTTGGATGGAGGTTTGCTCAAACTGTCCATTCAGGAACTGTACGATCCCAACGATGAACAGCATTAGAAACGTTTTGTTTTGTAGGGAGAATCCATAGGCCAGTGGCTCGATTTGCCCAGTCACCGGATTCAAGTCCTTGGAAAAAGAGAATTTACCGTGCTCATAGGCGACTTGGATCAGGCCACTCAGGCCCTCCGGGGCCAGAAATGCAACGATACCGACCATCAATAAAGCCCCTAGGACCAACGTAAGGGTCTGCAGCACATCTGTCCAGATAACGGCATCAAAACCACCGCCGACGGTGTACAGCGCAGTAACGCCACCTGCGATCAGAATGCATACTAAAAACGGCAGTCCCATCACCGACTGAAAAATAAGAGACACTAAATAAAGGATGCTGCTGACTCGAATCACCTGCAGCAGCAGAAAAATCATCGCGGCATAACTGGAGATAGAACGCCCGTAGCGTCGAGCAAGGTATTCATAGGGTGAGGTGATGGTCCCGCGCCGGAAAAAAGGCAGAACGACATAGGCGCCAAATGCTGCTGCGACCGGAAACATGAGGACCAGCGCCAGGCGTACCAGCGTTGTTTTGAATCCATCGGCCGGATAGGCAATGAAGGTAACGGAACTCATACTGGTCCCCAGTAGGCTTAATCCCAACGCCCAGCCCGGGAACGAACGTCCTCCCAGAAAGTACTCCTCCGTATTGGTGTTCTTGCGCGAGAACCAGGCTCCCAGCGCCAATGTTGCACCAAAATAAACGATCAGGACGATCAGGTCGGGCAGGTTTAAATTTATGAACCCCATTTGCTTGGATTTCTATTCATTACTTTTTACGGCAGACTGAATATGCCTTGGGAATCAGGTGGGCCGACCAAAGGATAAGCAGTTTGATACTCTGGTTATTTGTTAGCGTAAAGTATAGGACGAATCTCTCTTCGTGGTAGATTTAGTCTTCGGTCGTAGCTTGTTTTTTTGGTTCAGTGTGTAATATTTCCGATAGGTACGCTTGATATTTCGATATCCTCCTTGGCGATGGAGTATATGACCAGGAGGTTGTCGTTGTGGATGATGAGTGAGGGGTATTGTGCGCCTGTGTAACCTCTTCCGCCGACACCTGGCACTCGGAACGCGTGTTTGCCCTCTCGCAGGGAGTAGGCTTTATCGAAGGTAATTCCGTCCTTGCTGAGGGAGAGGACGAGGGTATCTCTGCCCAGGTGGGCGGGTTTGGGGTTATCGAAGTTTTTTTCCTCGGCGATCTGGTTTCCGACCATGACGACGGATCCGTCTTCGAGAGCGATGGTTTTGGTGTAGGATGGGGAGTCGGGGATGTTCGTGGGATAGGGGGTGGACCATGTGTTACCGCCGTCGGGGGAGGTGCTGACGAAGAGGCGGTGGGAGTATCGCTCGTCGCGGAAGAGGGTGACCAGGGTGCCGTCTTCGAGGGCGTAGGTGCTCGGCTCGCACAGGAGGGGTTTGCCGGGGGTTCGCGGGAGGCGGCTCCTCCAGGGGTAGGAGTACTCCTTGCTGGCAGCGAGGATGGCCTGGTACTCCCCGGGGCTGACGCACTGGCTGTGCTCGAGGACGGGGAAGGCGATTTGGTCGGGGGCGGGAGGTTTGCCCTCGACGGTGAAGATGGGCCCCCATGTGCCCGCGTCCGTCAACTCGCGTGCCAGGATGCCGTAGTAGATGCGTTTGTCGAAGATGATGCCCCGCTTGCGGTCCTTGGTAGGGCTGAAGAGCGTGTTGTCGGGATTGCGGAAGCCGTCCATGGCGGTGAGCTTGGCCAGGGCGAAGAGCTTGTCGCCGACCTGGACCCAGCCGAGGGTCGTCAACAGCAGGCCGGTTTCGGATTTCTCCTTAAAGGGGCCTGGCGAGGGAAAGGCCTCGGCATGGCTGCTCCAGTGCAAGCCGTCAGGGGAGGTGGCGAAGAGGACGCGCTGGCCGGGGGCGTCCTCAAAGTGGCGGTTATTGCTCCACAGGGCGTAGATCGTACCCTTGTGCACGGTT of the Ruficoccus amylovorans genome contains:
- a CDS encoding sodium:solute symporter family transporter, with product MGFINLNLPDLIVLIVYFGATLALGAWFSRKNTNTEEYFLGGRSFPGWALGLSLLGTSMSSVTFIAYPADGFKTTLVRLALVLMFPVAAAFGAYVVLPFFRRGTITSPYEYLARRYGRSISSYAAMIFLLLQVIRVSSILYLVSLIFQSVMGLPFLVCILIAGGVTALYTVGGGFDAVIWTDVLQTLTLVLGALLMVGIVAFLAPEGLSGLIQVAYEHGKFSFSKDLNPVTGQIEPLAYGFSLQNKTFLMLFIVGIVQFLNGQFEQTSIQRWCSAKSAKEARKAIAVVALSSLPVWAGFMMVGTMLWAYFYLHPNPIVTEMLNGTRKAEEIVPYFITHYVPAGLAGLIIAGALAAAMSSLSSSINAVGMVWVRDIYKPLFANEKSDKHYLLVGFIASAVVSLLMIAGAWLLYRAEVKTLNDLAIILANVCGGGMLAVFMFGVFTRRGNAKAIWVALVVNAFVVSWIIMGTRGLLPERFSLPIHIYYSSLVGNVLTFAIVWVASLLFKPSPNKDFTNLTFWDQDKTPLV
- a CDS encoding exo-alpha-sialidase is translated as MNYSTRTRKAACLSLCLLMTSAVPLLRAADLAEPLLELQDGDVNIHGVEVVKMWTAPMPRADVLGAGYPQIEGVRHALVFAATDETGGYNHHAQITVHKGTIYALWSNNRHFEDAPGQRVLFATSPDGLHWSSHAEAFPSPGPFKEKSETGLLLTTLGWVQVGDKLFALAKLTAMDGFRNPDNTLFSPTKDRKRGIIFDKRIYYGILARELTDAGTWGPIFTVEGKPPAPDQIAFPVLEHSQCVSPGEYQAILAASKEYSYPWRSRLPRTPGKPLLCEPSTYALEDGTLVTLFRDERYSHRLFVSTSPDGGNTWSTPYPTNIPDSPSYTKTIALEDGSVVMVGNQIAEEKNFDNPKPAHLGRDTLVLSLSKDGITFDKAYSLREGKHAFRVPGVGGRGYTGAQYPSLIIHNDNLLVIYSIAKEDIEISSVPIGNITH